A window from Bacteroidota bacterium encodes these proteins:
- a CDS encoding dihydroxy-acid dehydratase, giving the protein MSQKLRSHDWFGKKDKDGIIYRSWMKNQGMPTDLFDGRPVIGICNTFSELTPCNAHFREHAEMVKRGVLEAGGFPVEFPIMSLGETLLKPTAMLFRNLASMDAEESIRGNPIDGVVLLTGCDKTTPSTVMGAASVGLPTIVVPGGPMLNGRYKGQTIGSGTHVWKFDEDMKTGKMTQEDCEFAESCMSRSIGHCMTMGTASTMACMVESLGLTLSGASAIPAADSRKKQMAQLSGRRIVEMVKENLTIDKILTREAFENAIKVNAAIGGSSNFIIHLTAIAGRIGVSLKLEDFDTLGSKIPLLLNLMPSGKYLMEDFYYAGGLPVILNELKDHLHKNIVTVTGKNHHDNITGNTDCYNEDVIAKYDSPIKPEAGCVVVKGNLAFNGAVMKPSAATPALMKHKGRAVVFESIEDYNKRVDDPDLDIDENCVMVLKYVGPVGYPGMPEVGNMALPKKILQKGIKDMVRISDGRMSGTAYGTAVLHVSPESAIGGNLALVQNGDMIELDVEQRKLHLDVSDEELEKRRKNWIPPKPATDRGYVSMYIKHVMGADKGADLDFLQGSSGSVVTRDSH; this is encoded by the coding sequence ATGAGTCAGAAACTCCGAAGTCACGATTGGTTTGGCAAAAAAGATAAAGACGGAATTATTTATAGAAGCTGGATGAAGAACCAGGGCATGCCAACGGATCTGTTTGACGGTCGGCCTGTTATTGGGATCTGTAACACATTCAGTGAACTGACGCCATGCAATGCTCATTTTCGTGAACATGCTGAGATGGTAAAACGTGGTGTGCTTGAAGCCGGCGGATTTCCTGTTGAATTTCCGATCATGAGTTTGGGTGAAACATTATTGAAACCAACAGCAATGTTATTCCGCAACCTTGCAAGTATGGATGCGGAAGAATCTATCCGTGGAAATCCGATTGATGGTGTGGTGCTGTTGACTGGTTGTGATAAAACAACTCCCTCAACTGTGATGGGTGCCGCAAGTGTGGGCTTGCCAACGATTGTTGTTCCTGGTGGGCCGATGCTGAATGGAAGATATAAAGGACAAACCATCGGCAGCGGAACACATGTGTGGAAGTTTGATGAAGATATGAAGACGGGTAAGATGACACAGGAAGATTGTGAGTTTGCAGAAAGTTGTATGAGCCGTAGCATTGGACATTGCATGACGATGGGCACTGCATCAACAATGGCTTGTATGGTAGAGTCATTGGGATTAACATTATCAGGAGCTTCTGCAATACCTGCTGCTGATTCAAGAAAAAAACAAATGGCGCAACTCAGTGGAAGAAGAATTGTGGAAATGGTAAAAGAGAATTTAACAATTGATAAAATTTTGACAAGAGAAGCATTTGAGAACGCCATTAAAGTAAATGCTGCTATTGGTGGCTCATCTAATTTCATTATTCATTTAACAGCAATTGCAGGAAGGATTGGCGTTAGCTTAAAATTAGAAGACTTTGATACACTCGGCAGCAAAATTCCTTTGCTGTTAAACCTGATGCCTTCAGGAAAATATCTAATGGAAGATTTCTATTATGCAGGTGGCTTACCGGTTATTTTGAATGAACTAAAAGATCATTTACATAAAAATATAGTTACTGTTACCGGAAAAAATCACCATGATAATATTACTGGCAACACCGACTGCTACAATGAAGACGTAATTGCAAAATATGATTCGCCAATAAAACCAGAAGCTGGTTGCGTGGTGGTAAAGGGCAATCTTGCCTTTAATGGTGCCGTCATGAAACCATCAGCTGCAACTCCTGCATTAATGAAACATAAAGGAAGAGCTGTTGTATTTGAAAGCATAGAAGATTATAATAAAAGGGTAGATGATCCTGATCTTGATATTGACGAGAACTGTGTAATGGTATTGAAATATGTAGGGCCAGTAGGTTATCCTGGTATGCCGGAAGTTGGTAATATGGCTTTACCTAAAAAGATATTACAGAAAGGAATTAAAGATATGGTCCGCATCAGTGATGGCAGAATGAGTGGTACTGCATATGGAACTGCTGTACTGCATGTATCACCTGAGTCAGCTATTGGAGGCAATCTTGCATTGGTACAAAATGGTGATATGATTGAACTGGATGTTGAACAAAGAAAATTGCATCTTGATGTTTCTGATGAAGAACTTGAAAAAAGAAGAAAGAATTGGATACCTCCCAAACCGGCTACTGATAGGGGTTATGTGAGTATGTATATTAAACATGTAATGGGTGCTGATAAAGGAGCTGACCTCGATTTCCTGCAAGGAAGTTCCGGTTCAGTTGTAACAAGGGATTCACACTAA
- a CDS encoding 2-hydroxyhepta-2,4-diene-1,7-dioate isomerase, with the protein MRLYKTKNGIIIEKDAQFYFSNENPIAIGWENFINDDDVLQKAEQLISTLKPSDASLLNELLPPIGNNQELWACGVTYLRSKVGRQEESKASGGADFYAKVYEAERPEVFFKSTPHRIVGHNAFVRIRKDSTWDVPEPELTLVVTSSGKIIGYTIGNDMSSRSIEGENPLYLPQAKTYDECAALGPCIYITDKPLDSNTLIALEINRDNKKVFEGSIAINQIKRSLQELVSFVYRECSFPHGCLIMTGTGIVPGSDFTLKGGDEIKISIDNIGTLINTVR; encoded by the coding sequence ATGAGACTCTACAAAACAAAAAACGGAATTATTATTGAAAAGGATGCACAGTTTTACTTCTCAAATGAAAACCCGATAGCTATCGGGTGGGAAAACTTCATCAATGACGATGATGTGTTGCAGAAAGCAGAACAACTGATCAGCACATTAAAGCCCAGCGATGCGTCGTTGCTTAATGAATTGTTGCCACCAATCGGAAACAACCAGGAGTTGTGGGCCTGCGGTGTTACCTATTTACGCAGCAAAGTCGGAAGACAAGAAGAAAGCAAAGCATCTGGCGGTGCTGATTTTTATGCAAAAGTGTATGAAGCGGAGCGACCGGAAGTTTTTTTTAAGTCTACACCACATCGTATTGTTGGTCACAATGCGTTTGTGCGTATAAGAAAAGATTCAACATGGGATGTGCCTGAACCGGAACTGACGCTGGTGGTTACTTCATCAGGAAAAATAATTGGGTATACGATCGGCAATGATATGAGCAGCCGGAGTATTGAAGGAGAAAACCCATTGTATTTACCCCAGGCAAAAACTTATGATGAATGTGCTGCGTTGGGGCCATGTATTTATATTACTGACAAACCGCTTGACAGCAATACCTTGATAGCTCTTGAAATCAACCGTGATAATAAAAAAGTATTTGAAGGCTCTATCGCTATCAACCAGATCAAAAGAAGTCTGCAGGAACTCGTTTCATTTGTTTATCGTGAATGTAGTTTTCCGCATGGTTGTTTGATCATGACAGGTACCGGTATTGTACCCGGCAGTGATTTTACATTAAAAGGAGGGGATGAAATAAAAATTTCAATTGACAATATCGGAACACTTATAAACACGGTTCGTTAA
- a CDS encoding SMP-30/gluconolactonase/LRE family protein, whose translation MYIKTIFGLIFSIAVLSCNNNQQNEKSEQKFKPMGNIERLDAELDNIISKDAKIEIIADGFEWSEGPLWVEAHQMLLFSDVPMNTIYKWTEAKGKEVYLKPSGYTGIEPPVSKEPGSNGLTLDHYGKLVLCQHGDRRMARMDAPLDKPEAKFITLADKHDGKRFSSPNDAVYDFWGELYFTDPPYGLQTQDDNDSKKEIKHNGVYKIKQQGHSDDPGERGTVVLLTDSITRPNGLAFLPFGQKLIVSCSDPNKPNWYIWDVKGDSLINGKIFYSAAEEAKTMGGLPDGLKIDKNGNVFATGPGGIYIFNKEGKKLGMIKLENSASNCALSPDEKMLYVTNDMYVLRIKLRN comes from the coding sequence ATGTATATAAAAACGATCTTCGGTTTAATATTCAGTATTGCTGTGTTGTCATGCAATAACAATCAGCAAAATGAAAAGAGTGAACAAAAATTTAAACCAATGGGCAACATTGAGCGACTAGATGCAGAATTGGATAATATAATTTCCAAAGATGCTAAGATAGAGATCATCGCAGATGGTTTTGAATGGAGCGAAGGGCCATTGTGGGTAGAAGCCCATCAAATGTTACTGTTCAGCGACGTACCAATGAATACTATTTATAAATGGACAGAGGCAAAAGGAAAAGAAGTTTATCTGAAACCATCGGGCTATACAGGCATCGAACCACCTGTAAGTAAAGAACCCGGCAGTAATGGTTTAACACTTGACCATTACGGCAAACTTGTTTTATGCCAGCATGGTGATAGAAGAATGGCAAGAATGGATGCGCCATTGGATAAACCTGAAGCAAAATTTATAACATTAGCTGATAAACATGATGGTAAACGTTTCAGTAGCCCAAATGATGCAGTCTACGACTTCTGGGGGGAATTATATTTTACCGATCCCCCTTACGGATTACAAACCCAAGATGATAACGATTCAAAAAAAGAAATTAAACACAATGGAGTTTATAAAATAAAACAACAAGGACACTCGGATGACCCAGGCGAAAGGGGAACTGTTGTCCTCCTTACAGATTCTATTACGAGACCAAATGGTTTGGCCTTTTTACCCTTTGGACAAAAACTAATTGTTTCATGCTCTGATCCTAATAAACCCAACTGGTATATTTGGGATGTAAAGGGAGATAGTTTAATTAATGGTAAAATATTTTACAGTGCAGCCGAAGAAGCAAAAACAATGGGCGGCTTACCTGATGGTTTAAAGATTGATAAAAATGGAAATGTATTTGCCACCGGACCAGGTGGCATTTATATATTTAACAAAGAAGGAAAAAAATTGGGCATGATAAAACTGGAGAACTCAGCCAGTAATTGTGCCTTATCACCTGATGAAAAGATGTTGTATGTGACAAATGATATGTATGTATTGAGAATAAAACTAAGAAATTAA
- a CDS encoding Gfo/Idh/MocA family oxidoreductase, which produces MNAVPGIINWGIIGCGDVCEVKSGPAFNKVPDSKLVAVMRRDADKAKDFAQRHGVLKYYSDAAELINDREVNAIYIATPPSSHELYTEMSLKAGKPVYIEKPVSINSSSVERMMAMEKNYGGKVSVAHYRRGLSLFKTIKQLVQDGSIGKIKLILLKTLQPPASNIITQTKDNWRINPEISGGGLFHDLSPHQLDILYWIFGMPQHVNIQTANQGKNYNAPDLTMVHIAFDNDIYFDGVWNFNIAESATDDSCEIIGDKGSILFSFFKISKIELKTDAGTKVFELEYPVHIQQPHIATVVKFFRGETDNPCSLEEALVTMQIMDKAVLQL; this is translated from the coding sequence ATGAACGCTGTACCAGGAATAATTAATTGGGGCATTATCGGTTGCGGTGATGTTTGCGAAGTAAAAAGCGGGCCTGCATTTAATAAAGTCCCCGATTCAAAATTGGTTGCCGTAATGCGGCGTGACGCTGATAAGGCAAAAGATTTTGCACAACGGCATGGCGTGTTAAAATATTATTCTGATGCTGCAGAACTTATAAATGATAGAGAAGTAAATGCAATTTATATAGCTACACCGCCATCATCACATGAGTTGTATACAGAAATGTCGTTAAAAGCCGGCAAACCGGTTTATATTGAAAAACCTGTTTCCATCAACTCTTCTTCCGTAGAAAGAATGATGGCAATGGAAAAAAATTATGGTGGCAAAGTAAGTGTGGCACATTACCGGAGAGGTTTGTCATTATTTAAAACAATAAAGCAATTGGTGCAGGATGGTTCAATAGGGAAGATTAAACTGATACTTTTAAAAACATTACAACCACCAGCCAGTAATATCATTACACAAACAAAAGATAACTGGCGCATCAATCCTGAAATATCAGGCGGTGGTTTGTTTCATGACCTGTCACCACATCAGCTGGATATTTTATATTGGATATTCGGAATGCCGCAGCATGTGAATATTCAGACTGCCAACCAGGGGAAGAATTATAATGCACCGGATTTAACGATGGTACATATTGCTTTTGATAACGATATTTATTTTGATGGAGTTTGGAATTTTAATATCGCCGAATCAGCTACAGATGATTCTTGTGAAATTATTGGCGATAAAGGAAGTATCCTTTTTAGTTTTTTTAAGATAAGTAAAATTGAATTGAAGACCGATGCAGGCACAAAAGTTTTCGAGCTGGAATATCCTGTACATATTCAGCAACCGCATATAGCTACGGTGGTAAAGTTCTTTCGGGGAGAAACTGATAATCCCTGCAGTCTTGAGGAAGCATTGGTTACAATGCAGATAATGGATAAAGCAGTATTACAATTATAA